The window GGTGAACAAACGAAGAAATACTCCTTAATATAAAGTCCTTATCAATTAAAATGTAACCTTTCATCGCTATATTTGGTAAGTAAACCCAACCCTGAGCAATTATTAACGATACATACTCCAAGACACAGATTAATTCCAACAACTCAACTTTCCAAGGGAAGTCAATTTCACGTGTTTTAAACTCGCTATATACCGTTTCCAAATTGAAAGGCCCGATATTATAGTAAGACATAGTAAAGCGAGTATTATTTAACTTATTCGTATATTTTGGTATATACTCCATCTTGGGCTTAGAATTATCGTTCGCAATAATTACGAATTTTCCAACTTTATTTATGTGCTTCTGCTTTAAAGAAAAACCACTTTTTGTTGGCATATATCTATCTGACGCAACCTTTGACTCCAAGATGCCTCTTAGATCATATAATGCTACTGATTTATTTATATAATCATCCTCTATGGTTTCTGGTATCAGATACCTTCCTTTATATCTGAATGAGCAACCTTTCGACGAAAAACGAATGACCACATACATTTCGCATAGAATCTTAGATAAGGCTATTAGATAACAATAATCTTTAATAAACTCGTCATTTATATCAATAGAAACAGATTTTAACTCGCTTTCCTCCATACCCTTATACATTTCTTGTATATCGGGGGCTGTTTCACTAAACGAAATAGCTGATTCCATCATTTTGACACCAAATAACCATGTCGTATCCAACTTCCCTTTAAATACATCCTTAGGCAATACGGTAGAAATAAACTTCCAATAATATTTTGACCTCTTATTAACAAGGATTTTAATCTCATTTTCAATTTCTAAAACAACCTCATTTATATGGATATTCATCTCATAAGGCTCTATAATTCCGTCATTATTTAATACACGGTCAAAATTGAAAAACTTCATTGCAATTAAGTCATAGTTTTCTTCAACTTCATTTTCAACAACTACATTTGAGTCAACATATCCAAACCTACGTTTAGACTGTTTGTTAAGCTTTTTAAAATGCTTATCTAAGTTTTTTTTAGTTATTTTATTCACTAAGCAACCCTAAATTTCATAGAAATATGATGTAAAACGTAACGGCCTGCTAAGGGGTGAGCAACACAATACCGATGTTGCCGAAAACCACCTTAATCACTAAATTCAACGCATAGTGAAAATGCCACGCGTTGCGAATCCCTCTTGAGTAGTTTGTTATGCCATTGCTTCGATATTACTTTTCATTTCGTTCAAAACAGAGGACTTTTTAAGCTCACCCAGTTCTTTAGGGATAATTTTTGAGGATTTCAATTCAAAACCAAAATCCAATGATGTACTGGTATTTAAACAATAATTCAGACACTTAATTGAGTAAGTTGCTATTTCACATTTTCTAATATAGTTTTCAAAATCTATTTCAGTAAATTCAGATTTTACTAGTTCAATACCTTTCTCACTTACTTTCTTGCGCCACGAAGATACAGTTTTAATATCATTCCAACCGAGTAGTTGTGGTGACCAAGAACCATGTACCAAAGTATTACGAATGCTTATGATTTTCTTAATGTCTTTTTGAAGTTGATTTAATAGAACAGATGGATCAATAGGAGTCCGTTCTATCTTTAATTGCGCGCCATTTAGATTAGCGATACTTGAATCTAATTCGGTGGATATAAATGCAGAATACTTTGATAGCAATGGAGTTGCAGTACTCTCACCAATAATTATATTCCTGAATGGATCGTTCTCTATCCCCTTTAACCCTCTTCTTTCCAAAGAACTATCAATACCTTCTTTCAATTCATCACAAAGTTCTTCAAAGAGCCATGCACCAATACCAAAATACACAAAAAACTTACCTTTATTCATTTGAAATATCCATATTTATCATTTGGCATAACAGCTACTAGACAGAGAAATTCTGTACTTAAATGCAGAATTTTTCTATCTAGTTTCTTATGTAGCCTATCTTAAACGACTGCATCCTTTCATAACAATAACTTATCTTTCTTAGTTTGCGATTGAACAACAAAATGTAGAAATTTTCTGTCTAACGAAACCAAATGAAGAAAACTTGATAACTGTTCTGATTGATATTGTTAAAACAAGTTTACTATTGACAATAAAGACAATATACCCACTTCAAAAAACGCTCTTATTTACTCATTTGTAATTAAGGTAAAAACAGGAAAATATCGAAGTTAACTTATATATTTTCATTCTATAAATTAAAACAAAGTAGATTTTAATAACTCCCGTCCTATCATACATTTACGATAAATAACAAATTTGCATTTTATAAAAACAATTTGATCAATAAGAATTTTTGTAAACTTTGAATTACATACTCTAAAAATAAATCTCCTTGATAAACTTGTCATAAATCCAAATGCTCTTCCAATCTTGATTCGCAACACATGGCATTAGCGTGTTGCATATAGACTTCCTATAAAGCCGTTGGGAAGAAGGAGTTTATATTAAAATCAGGAACGAAAAATGAACCAACAACGTCAACTAAGCTGGAAAATAGCAGCTATTCTAGGTACATCTTTTGGCTTCAATGCACACGCTGCAGAAATGGTCAGAGTCGATAATGATGCATTACTACAACAAAGCCTCGTCGCTCAGTCGAAGAGTGTTGCTCCACTTGAATTAGGTTTTTCTGAAGTTAAACGGGTGGTACTGCCCAATGGAAAAACGAAAGTCCGCTACCAACAAACTCACTTAGGTTTACCCGTCTTTGATACCTCCGTTGTCACCACCCTTTCCAAAAACCAACCCACTCAGGTGTTCGGTTCAATGGCACAAGGGATCAGTGGAGACCTATCCAGCATCGCACCAAAACTGAATCAGGAACAAGCGATAGAAGCCGCACTCTCTGCTCACCGCACGTTTACCGTCGGCAAAAAGTCGATTGAAAAAAAATATCCGCCTTCTTAGAAGGCGGTTTTGCTTTATAACCCCCTAGAAGGGGGCGTCCACGCTATCAGTTCTTCAATAACTGCAGTTGTTGTTCATACTCTATGTCCTGTTTATCTTGGTGTCGGACATATCGTCGAATGACTTCTTCATTCACACCGACCGTATCTACAAAATACCCTCTAGCCCAAAAGTGATTTCCCCATAGTTTCTTACGTATATGTGGAAATTTATTGAAAAGTCTAATTGCTGTCCGGCCCTTTAAAACTCCTAACAAACTCGAGATCGACAACTTGGGAGGAATAATGACAACAAGATGAACATGATCTGGTTGAACATTTAACTCTAAAACCTCGCAGTCTTTCATATTGCACAAAATATAAATTGAACGATAAAGCTCCTTTCCAACCTTATCTTTCAAAATCTTATATCTATACTTTGGAGTCCAAACTATATGGTATTTGCAACGCCAATAGACATGTGATGAACTTCTGTAATCGCCCATGTGGTTGTTTCCTCTTACTTGTGGTGAATAAGAGGTTACTTCTAACATGGGCACTTCTTCAGGCTATAGCCTAGAGGAACAATCACCACCGCCCTAGGCGGTGGTTTTGAGGAGCCAATAAAAACGCGAAACTGATGGTGAGATTGGATGAGAACCAAGTCGCCCAAGTTGTGTACCTGGTCGATTTCTTTATCGCGTCCTCTATGCCAGAGCGCCCTTTCTACTTTATTGATGCCACGACTGGCGATGTCCTTCAAAAATGGAATGGGCTAAACCACGCTAAAGCATTAGGTACTGGCCCCGGTGGCAACCTCAAAACCACTCGATATGAATATGGCAGTGACTTCCCTAGCTTTCCCATCGACAAAACAGGCACGACGTGTAAGTTAGAAAATGATTCAGTTAAGACGGTCAACTTAAATCATGGAACCTCT of the Vibrio lentus genome contains:
- the tnpA gene encoding IS200/IS605 family transposase, with the protein product MGDYRSSSHVYWRCKYHIVWTPKYRYKILKDKVGKELYRSIYILCNMKDCEVLELNVQPDHVHLVVIIPPKLSISSLLGVLKGRTAIRLFNKFPHIRKKLWGNHFWARGYFVDTVGVNEEVIRRYVRHQDKQDIEYEQQLQLLKN